The genomic interval GGTTTTGTACTCAACAATTTTATTGATTTGTGTTTTGTCTAAATTAGGCAGTTCTAAATCTTCAAATAGAATGTCTAGGTATTCGTCTTTTGATATTTGAAAGACAAACTCATCCTGACCTTCGCCATCTTGGCTTGCATCGCCTTCGCCAGACCCAGAACCCTGCCCGCCACCAGAAGGGGGTCTTTCGACCTGATCGCCAGTGATAAACTGATCATTGCCGGGGTGTACGCGTTGTCTGACACCGCCTTGTCCTTGGTGAAATATGGGCTCTTTGATGTCTTTACTTGGAATCGAAACGTCTTCTCCGGTTTCCGTATTAGTAATAGAGCGGCGATTGACGGCATCAGCCACTGATTCCTTGATTTGTTCCTTGTGACGGCGCAAAAAACGTTGGCGGTTGACCGCACTTTTATTTTTGCCGTTCAGACGTCTATCGATAAACTGGGCCATTGAATTTCCCCTTTTTTCAATAACGTGTCGCTAAGGGTGAGGAAAACCCTCACCCAAGTCTTCTGTTAAGATGATTTGCGAACACGCAGATACCACTCAGAAAGTAAGCGGACTTGCTTTTCTGTATAGCCTTTTTCCATCATACGAGCAACGAAGTCATCGTGTTTTCTTTGATCTTCTGATGAGGTTTTCGCATTGAATGAGATAACCGGTAACAACTCTTCCGTATTAGAGAACATTTTTTTTTCAATCACAGTGCGCAGTTTCTCATAACTGGTCCAAACTGGGTTTTGACCATTGTTGTTAGCGCGAGCTCGCAATACAAAATTGACGATTTCATTGCGAAAATCTTTCGGGTTAGAAATCCCGGCGGTTTTCTCAATTTTTTCCAATTCCGCATTGAGAGAAGCGCGATCAAACAGCTGCCCCGTTTCTGGATCTCGATATTCTTGATCTTGAATCCAAAAGTCAGCGTAAGTCACGTAGCGATCAAAGATGTTTTGCCCGTACTCAGAGTAAGACTCGAGGTAGGCCGTTTGTATTTCTTTACCAATGAACTCGACGTACTTAGGCACTAAATAGCCTTTGAGAAACTCGAGGTAGCGCTCTGCCTGATCACTCGGAAATTGCTCGCGTTCAATTTGTTTCTCCAGGACGTAGAACAAATGAACTGGATTAGCGGCGACTTCGGTTTGATCAAAGTTAAATACGCGAGACAAAATTTTAAAGGCGAAACGGGTTGATAATCCGCTCATCCCTTCATCGACGCCCGCGTAATCGCGATATTCTTGATAACTTTTCGCTTTCGGGTCGGTGTCTTTTAAGGTTTCGCCATCGTAAACGCGCATTTTTGAATAGATCGATGAGTTCTCAGGTGCTTTAATTCGCGAGAGCACGCTAAACTGCGAGAGAATTTCCAGTGTGCTTGGCGAGCAAGGTGCGTGAGATAGCTCACTGTGTTCGAGCAGTTTTTGGTAGATTTTGATCTCTTCTGAGACTCGTAAACAGTAAGGCACTTTGACGATATAAACGCGATCTAAGAATGCCTCGTTATTTTTGTTATTGCGAAAGGTTTGCCACTCGGATTCATTGGAGTGAGCCAGAATCATACCGTCGAACGGAATCGCGGATAGCCCTTCAGTGCCGTTAAAGTTGCCTTCTTGTGTCGCGGTCAGCAAGGGATGAAGCACTTTAATCGGCGCTTTGAACATCTCGACAAATTCCATTAAGCCTTGGTTGGCTTTACATAAGGCCCCGGAATAGCTGTAGGCATCGGGGTCGTCTTGGGAAAAGTGTTCGAGTTGACGGATATCGACTTTACCGACCAAGGCTGAGATGTCTTGGTTGTTTTCATCGCCGGGTTCTGTTTTGGCAATACCGACTTGATCAAGAATCGATGGCCGGACTTTTACCACTTTGAATTGAGTGATATCACCGCCAAACTCGTGCAGTCGCTTGGCTGCCCAAGGCGACATGATCGAGCGAAGGTAGCGCTTTTCTATGCCGTATTCGCTTTTGAGAATTTCGCCGTCTTCATTGACATCAAAAAGACAGAATGGGTGGTCATTCACCGGACTGCGCTCACCGTTGGCGCTGAGAACGTAAATCGGCATCTGTTGCATGAGCGATTTGAGCTTCTCAGCCAACGAAGATTTACCGCCGCCGACAGGCCCTAGCAAGTAGAGAATCTGTTTGCGTTCTTCAAGGCCTTGCGCGGCGTGTTTCAGGTAAGAAACGATTTGCTCAATCGCTTCTTCCATACCGTAGAAGTCTTTGAAGGTTTCGTATTGTGCAATTACGCGGTTTGAAAAAATTCGGCTAAGCTTAGGATCCATAGAGGTATCGATAAGTTTAGGCTCTCCGATGGCCATCAGTAAACGCTCAGCAGCGTTAGCATAGGCCCCTTTGTCCTCCTTACAAAGCGACAAGAACTCTTGAATGCTTAACTCTTCGTCCTTCGCGGCTTCGTAACGAGCTTGATAATGGTCAAAAATACTCATATCACGTTCCCCTTTTTCAAACTGCCTCAACAGTGAGCAGTAGTAAAGTTTTCCAACTTTTCATATCCTAATACTAGACCTGCTTTTGTATTTGTGCAGAAAAATTATGAGTTTATTTTGGTTTTCACTGCGAATGTCGCATTTTTGGCGCTGAGTTATAACGGCGAGAAATAGTCATTTATGCTTTGGTTTAGTCGCACAAATGACTCAGATTGGCGAAGATGTCATCAAACTCATGACAAGGGAGAGGAAAATAAACTCAAAAGAGAATTAATGAGCATTAAAAATTTGCTTGATCTCGTTAGCACACAGGTGATATTGACGTGGACATTGTTTAAATCGCATCAACATGGCTTGGTATTTTGGCCGCATAACCACTTGAGCATCAAAATTGTGTTCTTGTTGCCGCCATTCTGGATAGTGACCATCTTCGAGAATTAAAAAACGCACATAGTCGACAAGTTCATTTTCTTTCATTGCATCGTAACCGAGAAAACGCAAACGACGTTCGTCAATGTCACTTTGTTGCTCACGGTTCAATAATGAATAGGACGTTTGTAAAGCGTGATACATTTCCATCGTGTCGTAAACTTCTTGGCAGGTGTTGGTATTGAGGTGAGTAAAATCTTCTGTTAACACCGAGAGCTCTTTTTCAAACCCCTTTTCGACTAGGGTTTGTAAGCGCTGAAAATGGCGTTTTTCACTGGGCTCCAAGAGCGCCATGAGCCGATATTGATTGGCAAGAATCAAGCGTTGGGCATCGTTTAAGTTCATAGTTAGCCTCATTAAATCTAAGTTTTTAAATTCAGTCTCACCTGAGTAAAGGCGAGTGTTCTTGGTCTGCGTTGCGGTGAACAATGACCGGCAAAGAAGAAACAAGCTCAATAATTGATGTTGCTGTGATAATTCGACAATACGTCAGCCAATTTTGTCATGGTCTCTCGGCTAGGTGGTTCGACGCCTTCAAGTGGGTAATCGTAACCTAGGGTTTCCCATTTATGGGCACCCAGTTTGTGATAGGGCAATAATTCGACTTTTTCGATATTGGCCATCGGCGCGATAAACTCGCCCAGCAAGCGAATGGATTCTTCATCGTCTGTATACCCCGGGACGACAACGTGCCGGATCCAAGTCCGAATACCTAATTTATTTAAGTATCGAGCAAAGTCTAACGTTCTGTGGTTGGAAACCCCGATAAAATCTTGATGGATCTCATCTTTCATGTGTTTGAGATCAAGCATCACCAAATCGGTATTAGCCAGGACTTGGTCAATCACAGGGGTGTATTTACGAATAAACCCATTGGTGTCTAGACAAGTGTGGATCCTCTCTCGGTGAGCGGCTTGAAATAAATCTCGTACAAACTCGGGCTGCAACATGGCTTCACCGCCAGAGCAAGTAATTCCGCCACCTGAGGCATTCATAAAGTGTTTATAAGCGCTGGCTTCTTGAATGAGAGATTCGGCGCTGACGACTTTGCCGCCATGCGTGTCCCACGTATCGCGATTGTGGCAGTACATACAACGCATCAGACAACCTTGTGTGAAAATAATAAATCGAATGCCTGGCCCATCGACGGTGCCACAGGATTCTACCGAGTGAATGCGACCTAAAGCTGACATAAATAATCCGTAATTGATATTCGATAGCGATATTGTATGCTGCCCTTAAAGAACAAAAGCTCGATTACATCAATTTTAGGTGGCTTTTTAGTGCTACAAGCCAAAATAAACCGCATTTTGCACATTGCAGAAAAAAGTCGATTGCTTATCAATTAATCGCTAGGATTTTGTGAGCAATGTGCTATTTTTATCTGTGTATTAATAGTTCACTTTTTATATAACCTTGATTGCATTTGGCAGAAAGGATTTCTGCAACTCGCCAAGGATGAGCCGATTTGATCATAAGAAGGATGTTTATGATGCGCGCATTAATGTTATCCCAAAAGCAAAAAATCCGTTTTTTTCTCATCACAGTGGTGATTGGCTTTATTGCCTTAGCCGGTTACACCTATCTTCGCTTAGCCATGATGAACCAAGGCTTTAATAAAAGTGCTCAAGTAAGCTTTGGCGTGGCTCACCTCGGCCAGTCTCAAGTGGCTTTATTAACCTTATCGAGTCAATTACATGCGATGACAAATCAACAAGTGCCTGCTTTGAAAGCGCAATTACAATCGATGCTCGATGGTAATCAACAAGACGTTGAGTTTTTAGCGGACATGGGGTGGCAGCAAGAAAGTCAGCAATTGCAACAAGCCTATCTGGTTTATCAACAAGCGGTATTGCCTTGGGTGACCACTAAACAAGAGCTCGGGTTTAATGTTGATGAAGGGAAGTTGGCGCAGCTCAAACAATTGGCAGCGCTTATCGAAGATAAAATTAAAGAAACCGGCATGGTCACGGTTCTCACGGATTTTGGGGCGCTAATCCAAGCGCAGCAAACCTATTTGTTGGCGCCGAGTGAAAAAAACTTGACCTTGTATAAGCGCGCCTTGGCGATGTTTAAAAATACCTCGACCACGTATTCGATGTTGCAAGAATACGAGAATGAGTTAACCGCTTTTACCCAAACCTTTAGCCGAGTTGCTGAACTTTCTGTTGAGCAAACCGAACTTGAGTCGACGTTAATCGAAAGGGAAAATCAAGCGATTGATCAAACCAAAGACATTGTTGAACGATTGAGAAAAGAGCAGTCGCTTTACCATCATAGCGCGGAGCGCTTAGCGGGCCAAACCCAGACCTTAGTCCTGGTCGCTTGTGCGGTATTCGCGATGATTATCATTGCTTTACTTAGCCGTTTGAGCTTTTCACTATCGCGCTCTTTATCCACAACCATGGCGCAAATGAAGCGCTTGTCAGAGGGGGACTTCTCCAGTCGCCTCTCGGTTGGCAACAATGGCAAAGACGAGTTTAATCAGTTGGCTTTGGCACTTAATCAAACCTGTGAACAGCTTGGCGCTTTGGTCCAGCAGGTGCAATTACAAGGTCACAGTTTATCGGAAAATGCCACGTCTTTGATGAAAGGATTATCCTCTTCAGAGCAAGAGCAAATGCGACTTGGTGAACAAACGGAGCAATTAGCCGCCGCGACGGAGCAAATCAGTGTCACCACCGACGAAGTCAATCAAGTGGTGGAATCTGTATCCAGCCTTAGCGCCTCCTCGCATCAAGCGGCTGAGCAGGGCGCATTAGTGATAGAGCAGGCGATCCGCTCTCTAGAAGACGTCGCGGTTATTTTATCTTCGGCGTCAACGCACACAGAGCAACTTGAACAAGCTTCTGTGAAAGTTGATGCGGTGATGGAGACGATTAACAGTATTGCTGAGCAAACCAATCTGTTGGCACTCAATGCGGCGATCGAAGCGGCCCGTGCTGGTGAACAAGGCCGAGGTTTTGCTGTGGTCGCCGATGAAGTGCGCGCTTTAGCGGTCAGAACGGTACAAGCCGTGAGTGAAATCTCGGGTACGATTGAAACGATGAAAAAAGAAAGTGATGAAGTGATTCAATACATTAATCGCTCCGGTCACACGGTCGCACAAGGGCAAGAAAAAGGTGAGCAGGCGAAACAGGCGTTGCAAGGGATCATCGAAAAATCAGGTCAAGTTAGCCAGCAAACGGACGAAATCAGCCACTCAGTTGGAGAGCTCAATCGCACCAGTGCCTCGATGGCACAAGGGATGGTTACCATGGCGAGCAGTATGCAAACGCTGCAAGACAAGCATCACGAGCTACAACTAGACAGCCAGAAAGTGGATACCGCCGCTAAAACCCTAGATCAATACTGCAGCCGCTTTGTTGTCTAAACATTAAGCGACGTACCTTTGACTCGACAAGCGCCTCATCACCAGGCGCTTTTTTTATCCTCTCTCTTATGAGGACACACGCCATTTCAAATCAACTTCTCTTAGCAGGACACACACCGTAACTAAGTCGCTTCC from Vibrio sp. HB236076 carries:
- the pflA gene encoding pyruvate formate lyase 1-activating protein, encoding MSALGRIHSVESCGTVDGPGIRFIIFTQGCLMRCMYCHNRDTWDTHGGKVVSAESLIQEASAYKHFMNASGGGITCSGGEAMLQPEFVRDLFQAAHRERIHTCLDTNGFIRKYTPVIDQVLANTDLVMLDLKHMKDEIHQDFIGVSNHRTLDFARYLNKLGIRTWIRHVVVPGYTDDEESIRLLGEFIAPMANIEKVELLPYHKLGAHKWETLGYDYPLEGVEPPSRETMTKLADVLSNYHSNINY
- a CDS encoding YfbU family protein gives rise to the protein MNLNDAQRLILANQYRLMALLEPSEKRHFQRLQTLVEKGFEKELSVLTEDFTHLNTNTCQEVYDTMEMYHALQTSYSLLNREQQSDIDERRLRFLGYDAMKENELVDYVRFLILEDGHYPEWRQQEHNFDAQVVMRPKYQAMLMRFKQCPRQYHLCANEIKQIFNAH
- a CDS encoding methyl-accepting chemotaxis protein — its product is MMRALMLSQKQKIRFFLITVVIGFIALAGYTYLRLAMMNQGFNKSAQVSFGVAHLGQSQVALLTLSSQLHAMTNQQVPALKAQLQSMLDGNQQDVEFLADMGWQQESQQLQQAYLVYQQAVLPWVTTKQELGFNVDEGKLAQLKQLAALIEDKIKETGMVTVLTDFGALIQAQQTYLLAPSEKNLTLYKRALAMFKNTSTTYSMLQEYENELTAFTQTFSRVAELSVEQTELESTLIERENQAIDQTKDIVERLRKEQSLYHHSAERLAGQTQTLVLVACAVFAMIIIALLSRLSFSLSRSLSTTMAQMKRLSEGDFSSRLSVGNNGKDEFNQLALALNQTCEQLGALVQQVQLQGHSLSENATSLMKGLSSSEQEQMRLGEQTEQLAAATEQISVTTDEVNQVVESVSSLSASSHQAAEQGALVIEQAIRSLEDVAVILSSASTHTEQLEQASVKVDAVMETINSIAEQTNLLALNAAIEAARAGEQGRGFAVVADEVRALAVRTVQAVSEISGTIETMKKESDEVIQYINRSGHTVAQGQEKGEQAKQALQGIIEKSGQVSQQTDEISHSVGELNRTSASMAQGMVTMASSMQTLQDKHHELQLDSQKVDTAAKTLDQYCSRFVV
- a CDS encoding PrkA family serine protein kinase encodes the protein MSIFDHYQARYEAAKDEELSIQEFLSLCKEDKGAYANAAERLLMAIGEPKLIDTSMDPKLSRIFSNRVIAQYETFKDFYGMEEAIEQIVSYLKHAAQGLEERKQILYLLGPVGGGKSSLAEKLKSLMQQMPIYVLSANGERSPVNDHPFCLFDVNEDGEILKSEYGIEKRYLRSIMSPWAAKRLHEFGGDITQFKVVKVRPSILDQVGIAKTEPGDENNQDISALVGKVDIRQLEHFSQDDPDAYSYSGALCKANQGLMEFVEMFKAPIKVLHPLLTATQEGNFNGTEGLSAIPFDGMILAHSNESEWQTFRNNKNNEAFLDRVYIVKVPYCLRVSEEIKIYQKLLEHSELSHAPCSPSTLEILSQFSVLSRIKAPENSSIYSKMRVYDGETLKDTDPKAKSYQEYRDYAGVDEGMSGLSTRFAFKILSRVFNFDQTEVAANPVHLFYVLEKQIEREQFPSDQAERYLEFLKGYLVPKYVEFIGKEIQTAYLESYSEYGQNIFDRYVTYADFWIQDQEYRDPETGQLFDRASLNAELEKIEKTAGISNPKDFRNEIVNFVLRARANNNGQNPVWTSYEKLRTVIEKKMFSNTEELLPVISFNAKTSSEDQRKHDDFVARMMEKGYTEKQVRLLSEWYLRVRKSS